One Sporomusaceae bacterium ACPt DNA window includes the following coding sequences:
- a CDS encoding IS66 family transposase ISSwo2: protein MQTQAQLEEENAELKKRVQELEALNKWYMEQLKLLRQKKFGASSEKSKRDDQEQLNLFNEAEAERQPIAVEPDVETISYQRKKGKRGENIKDLPVEVIEYTLPEGEQTCPACGEELHVMSKEVRKELTIVPAKVKVIEHVNYVYGCRNCEKNNIETPIITANAPKALLPKSMVSAELMAYIMSQKFVNAMPLYRQEQEFKRLGVTLSRQNLSNWVIKGVALLEPLLAALKKELLSRDLLHADETTLEVLCEPGRPAQTDSYMWLYRTSGDTDHPVVLYDYQEGRSGQFAKAYLAGFSGYLQTDGWHGYHKVEEAGVTLCGCWARVRRKFNEALVGPAAKQPNSKEAIGLAYCNKLFDVEKKAEHMTPEERHELRQKEAKPIIEEFYKWIEACWADTLPQSLLGKALTYAQNQKKYLTAYLADGRIEISNNRAERSIKPFVIGRKNWLFCNTPGGAKSSAAVYSIIQTAIENGLNPQAYLEYAFRQIQLQDTLCIEKLLPWAEEIPVSCKMPNKKA, encoded by the coding sequence TTGCAAACACAGGCACAGCTTGAAGAAGAAAATGCGGAATTAAAGAAACGCGTTCAGGAATTGGAAGCGCTCAACAAGTGGTATATGGAGCAGTTGAAGCTGCTTCGCCAAAAAAAGTTTGGCGCTTCTTCGGAAAAAAGTAAACGCGATGACCAGGAACAGTTAAACCTCTTCAATGAGGCGGAAGCTGAGCGCCAACCGATTGCTGTGGAGCCGGACGTGGAAACCATCAGTTATCAGCGCAAAAAGGGTAAACGCGGAGAAAACATAAAGGACTTGCCGGTAGAAGTGATTGAATATACTCTGCCAGAAGGTGAACAGACCTGCCCTGCTTGCGGTGAAGAGCTGCATGTTATGAGCAAGGAAGTACGTAAGGAATTGACGATTGTTCCGGCAAAGGTCAAGGTTATCGAGCACGTAAACTATGTATACGGTTGCCGAAATTGCGAGAAAAACAATATAGAGACGCCGATCATCACGGCTAACGCGCCGAAAGCGTTGCTGCCTAAGAGCATGGTATCCGCCGAGCTTATGGCCTATATCATGAGCCAAAAATTCGTCAATGCTATGCCGCTGTATCGGCAGGAGCAGGAATTTAAGCGGCTTGGCGTAACGCTTTCCCGCCAAAACCTGTCCAACTGGGTTATTAAAGGTGTCGCACTTTTGGAGCCTTTGTTAGCAGCCCTAAAAAAAGAGTTGCTTTCAAGGGATTTGTTGCACGCCGATGAAACTACTCTGGAAGTGTTGTGTGAACCCGGCAGACCGGCACAGACAGATTCCTATATGTGGTTATATCGAACGTCCGGGGATACGGATCATCCGGTTGTGCTCTATGACTACCAGGAAGGGCGCAGCGGGCAATTTGCCAAGGCGTACCTTGCAGGGTTTTCCGGCTATCTTCAGACCGATGGTTGGCATGGCTATCACAAGGTAGAAGAAGCCGGTGTAACCTTGTGCGGCTGTTGGGCACGTGTTCGGAGAAAATTCAATGAAGCCTTGGTCGGCCCTGCGGCTAAACAGCCGAATAGTAAAGAAGCGATAGGTCTTGCCTATTGCAATAAGCTTTTCGACGTTGAAAAAAAGGCCGAGCACATGACGCCGGAAGAACGGCATGAACTAAGGCAAAAAGAAGCTAAACCAATTATCGAAGAGTTTTATAAATGGATAGAAGCTTGTTGGGCTGATACCTTGCCGCAAAGTCTACTGGGCAAGGCGCTTACCTATGCCCAAAATCAGAAAAAGTATCTGACAGCCTATTTGGCCGATGGCCGCATCGAAATATCGAATAATCGTGCGGAGCGATCTATCAAGCCTTTTGTGATTGGACGAAAAAACTGGCTGTTTTGCAATACGCCTGGTGGCGCAAAATCGTCCGCCGCTGTTTACAGCATAATCCAAACGGCCATAGAAAACGGATTAAATCCACAAGCTTATCTGGAATATGCCTTTAGGCAAATCCAACTGCAGGATACGCTCTGTATTGAAAAACTACTTCCGTGGGCTGAAGAAATTCCTGTAAGCTGTAAAATGCCTAATAAAAAAGCATAA
- the ftsH_5 gene encoding ATP-dependent zinc metalloprotease FtsH — protein sequence MATGEQIKALVKSHFENNSERFSTTALQVAAHEARQGHEALAKQIRDLVQASKSVSPTVSVIQFKREISDLILCKNSDSRLNDLILTEGLKSKLKRVLVEYRQQDKLKSFGLNNRRKLLLAGPPGTGKTLTAAVLAGELRLPLMTILMDKLITKYMGETSARLRQIFETIQEHRGVYLFDEFDAIGADRCYDNDVGEMRRVLNSFLMFIENDTSSSIIVSATNNLKILDQALFRRFDDVLLYDRPRGNEIERLIKNKLASFLPSDFGLGAIVKDAEGLSHAEIGQACEDALKDAILKDEDKVTFEVLSHAIQDKRVAYNQNWRE from the coding sequence ATGGCGACTGGCGAACAAATTAAGGCTCTGGTAAAGTCACACTTTGAAAACAATTCTGAGCGTTTTTCCACAACTGCTCTACAAGTAGCTGCACATGAGGCGCGTCAAGGTCATGAAGCCCTTGCTAAACAAATCAGAGACTTGGTTCAGGCGTCTAAATCCGTTAGTCCTACGGTCTCTGTTATTCAGTTTAAGCGTGAAATTAGTGACTTAATTTTATGCAAGAATTCTGACAGTCGGCTCAATGATTTGATTTTGACTGAAGGTTTAAAAAGTAAGCTGAAGCGTGTGTTGGTAGAGTACCGTCAGCAAGATAAATTAAAAAGTTTTGGATTAAACAATCGACGTAAGCTTTTGTTGGCAGGACCACCGGGTACAGGTAAAACTCTCACGGCGGCAGTACTGGCTGGGGAACTGCGTCTTCCGCTCATGACCATATTAATGGATAAGCTTATTACAAAATATATGGGGGAAACTAGCGCCCGGTTGCGTCAAATATTTGAGACGATTCAGGAACACCGTGGTGTATATTTATTCGATGAATTTGATGCTATCGGTGCAGATCGGTGCTATGATAATGATGTCGGTGAAATGAGGCGTGTATTGAACTCTTTCCTTATGTTTATCGAGAATGATACATCCTCAAGTATTATTGTTTCTGCTACAAACAATCTTAAAATACTGGATCAGGCACTATTCCGGCGCTTTGATGATGTGCTGCTCTATGATCGGCCTCGCGGCAATGAAATTGAGAGATTAATTAAAAATAAGCTGGCATCTTTTTTGCCATCAGATTTCGGGCTAGGCGCTATCGTAAAGGATGCTGAAGGTCTAAGTCATGCTGAGATTGGGCAAGCATGTGAGGATGCACTTAAAGACGCAATATTGAAGGACGAAGATAAAGTAACATTTGAAGTTCTCAGTCATGCTATCCAGGACAAGAGAGTGGCTTATAATCAGAACTGGAGGGAGTAA